The Opitutales bacterium ASA1 genome window below encodes:
- a CDS encoding GNAT family protein produces MSGIPTLLTARLQLRPFADSDASTVERLAGDLRIAATTATIPHPYPPGTAAAWIVTHEAAWNLGRGLTLAIVERDGGTVVGAVGLNITPEHRSAELGYWIGAEVWGRGIATEAARALVDHGFGALDLHRVHAHHFARNTASGRVLEKVGMRPEGLRREAFLKWERFEDVREWGMLRSDWRTVRRAHADT; encoded by the coding sequence ATGTCCGGGATTCCCACGTTACTCACCGCTCGTCTCCAGTTGCGACCGTTCGCCGACTCCGATGCGTCGACAGTGGAGCGACTCGCGGGCGATCTGCGGATCGCCGCCACCACGGCGACGATTCCGCATCCGTATCCCCCGGGTACGGCCGCGGCGTGGATCGTGACACACGAAGCGGCGTGGAATCTCGGGCGGGGGCTCACCCTCGCGATCGTCGAGCGAGACGGCGGCACGGTCGTCGGCGCGGTCGGTCTCAACATCACCCCCGAGCATCGGTCGGCCGAGTTGGGTTACTGGATCGGAGCCGAGGTGTGGGGACGCGGCATCGCCACCGAGGCGGCGCGGGCTTTGGTCGATCACGGGTTCGGCGCGCTGGATCTGCACCGCGTCCACGCACACCATTTTGCGCGCAATACGGCGTCGGGGCGTGTGTTGGAGAAGGTGGGCATGCGTCCGGAAGGTTTGCGTCGAGAAGCCTTTCTCAAGTGGGAACGTTTCGAGGACGTGCGCGAGTGGGGCATGCTCCGCAGCGACTGGCGCACAGTTCGCCGCGCGCATGCCGACACGTAA
- a CDS encoding type III polyketide synthase has translation MLLDALATATPEFALTQTECWERAAHSQARNRLSVGAQLLLRRVLTGESGITKRHFAEHDFESLLEGSADELNARFREAAPRVASAALAKALDRSGMDAGALDALFVCTCTGYLCPGVSSYVAERLALRSDAYLQDLVGLGCGAAIPTLRSAQGFLAANPHARVACVAVEICSAAFYVDDDPGVLISACLFGDGAAATIWSSGAGRGRWRLHGFDTLHIPEDRDHLRFEMRHGKLRNLLHRSVPARAARAVETLWSRRGTRPVESVAVHPGGRDVLAALEPVLAPYDLGPSARVLRAYGNMSSPSVLFVLEEILRERPEGRAGDVWLCSFGAGFAVHSCRLSPRGAD, from the coding sequence ATGCTCCTCGACGCTCTTGCGACCGCCACCCCCGAGTTCGCGCTCACCCAGACGGAATGCTGGGAGCGGGCCGCGCACTCGCAGGCACGCAATCGATTGAGCGTCGGGGCGCAATTGCTTCTCCGGCGCGTGCTCACGGGCGAGTCGGGGATCACCAAGCGGCACTTCGCGGAGCACGACTTCGAGAGTTTGCTCGAAGGGTCCGCGGACGAACTCAACGCGCGCTTCCGCGAAGCCGCCCCGCGCGTTGCGAGTGCGGCGTTGGCCAAGGCGCTCGATCGTTCCGGTATGGACGCAGGCGCGCTCGACGCGCTCTTCGTGTGCACGTGCACGGGTTATCTGTGTCCCGGCGTGAGCAGCTACGTGGCCGAGCGACTCGCTCTTCGGTCGGACGCCTACCTACAGGATCTGGTCGGGCTGGGATGCGGCGCGGCGATCCCGACGCTGCGTTCGGCTCAGGGGTTTCTCGCGGCCAATCCCCATGCGCGGGTCGCGTGCGTGGCAGTGGAGATCTGCTCGGCCGCGTTCTACGTCGACGACGATCCAGGCGTGTTGATCAGCGCATGTCTTTTCGGCGACGGAGCGGCCGCGACGATCTGGTCTTCGGGGGCGGGACGCGGGCGTTGGCGTCTCCACGGTTTCGATACGCTGCACATTCCGGAGGACCGCGATCACCTGCGCTTCGAGATGCGACACGGGAAACTGCGCAACCTGCTGCATCGCTCCGTGCCGGCGCGCGCGGCGCGCGCCGTCGAGACCTTGTGGAGCCGGCGTGGAACACGCCCGGTGGAGAGCGTCGCGGTGCACCCGGGAGGGCGAGACGTGCTGGCGGCGCTCGAACCAGTACTGGCTCCGTACGATCTGGGGCCGAGCGCGCGGGTCTTGCGCGCCTACGGAAACATGAGCAGCCCGAGCGTGCTGTTCGTCTTGGAGGAGATCCTGCGCGAGCGGCCCGAAGGGCGGGCAGGCGACGTGTGGTTGTGCTCCTTCGGCGCGGGCTTCGCGGTGCATTCGTGCCGCCTTTCGCCGCGCGGTGCAGACTGA
- the speA gene encoding biosynthetic arginine decarboxylase, producing the protein MELYGFGRWGGGHFSVDAKGFVQVHPAADGRAIRIADVVAEAKGKGLNAPFTIRFQDLLHKRVQRLNEVFAKAIADEGYQGGYRGVFPIKVNQLREVVEEILDAGKPFDYGLEAGSKPELMIGLALHDDNARLIVCNGYKDDDYIRMALLGRRLGKKVIVVVEQFAELDTILRISEEMKVEPMIGLRAKLNARGEGKWAMSTGDNAKFGLTTAEILAVCRKLESAGLAHCLNLLHFHIGSQVPNIITIKNAVIEAARYYAQLVKLGFPMGYLDVGGGLGIDYDGSRTNFESSMNYSMDEYARDVVFNVKDVCQSMGVPVPDIVSESGRAVTAPHSVLVVEVFERISKAETQLVDIPAKPSHKVVEDMRALLEAKGNYGRLERFHDAIQRKEEASTLFNLGFLDLQGRAQAESLFWQICRDIDAAAPTQGYQPEELLDLKKLLADQYVCNFSVFQSLLDHWALKQLFPVAPIHRLHEKPSVNATLVDITCDSDGKINQFIDLQDVRDYLPLHPLDGKPYYLGVFLVGAYQDIMGDLHNLFGRVNEVHVFLDDDEDDGFYIEDTINGSRISEVLAGVQYDAEDLCRRVKRQMDAAIRKDLVKPREGIRLLELYESIVQDRTYLRVRYEDKKSRAAPAARKTKRRGKS; encoded by the coding sequence GTGGAGTTGTACGGCTTCGGCCGCTGGGGCGGCGGACACTTTTCCGTGGATGCGAAGGGCTTCGTCCAAGTGCATCCCGCCGCCGATGGGCGCGCGATCCGCATCGCGGACGTCGTGGCCGAAGCGAAGGGCAAGGGCCTCAACGCCCCGTTCACCATCCGCTTCCAGGACTTGCTTCACAAGCGCGTCCAACGTCTCAACGAGGTGTTCGCCAAGGCGATCGCCGACGAGGGCTACCAAGGAGGCTACCGTGGCGTGTTCCCCATCAAGGTGAACCAACTCCGCGAAGTCGTGGAGGAGATCCTCGATGCCGGCAAGCCCTTCGACTACGGCCTCGAAGCCGGCAGCAAACCCGAACTCATGATCGGCCTCGCCCTGCACGACGACAACGCCCGGCTCATCGTCTGCAACGGCTACAAGGACGACGACTACATCCGCATGGCCCTGCTCGGTCGGCGCCTCGGCAAGAAGGTGATCGTCGTCGTGGAACAGTTCGCCGAGCTCGACACCATCCTGCGCATCTCGGAGGAAATGAAGGTCGAGCCGATGATCGGGCTGCGTGCCAAGCTCAACGCCCGCGGCGAAGGCAAGTGGGCCATGTCGACCGGCGACAACGCGAAGTTCGGCCTCACCACCGCCGAGATCCTCGCCGTCTGCCGCAAACTCGAGTCGGCCGGCCTCGCCCACTGCCTCAACCTGCTGCACTTCCACATCGGGTCGCAGGTGCCGAACATCATCACGATCAAGAACGCCGTGATCGAAGCCGCGCGCTACTACGCGCAGCTCGTGAAACTCGGTTTCCCCATGGGCTACCTCGACGTCGGCGGCGGCCTCGGCATCGACTACGACGGCAGCCGCACGAACTTCGAGAGTTCCATGAACTACTCGATGGACGAGTACGCGCGCGACGTCGTCTTCAACGTCAAGGACGTGTGCCAATCCATGGGCGTCCCCGTGCCCGACATCGTCTCCGAAAGCGGACGCGCCGTGACCGCACCGCACTCGGTCCTCGTCGTGGAAGTCTTCGAGCGCATCTCGAAAGCCGAGACGCAGCTCGTCGACATTCCCGCCAAGCCGAGCCACAAGGTCGTCGAGGACATGCGCGCCCTCCTCGAGGCAAAGGGCAACTACGGCCGGCTGGAGCGCTTCCACGACGCCATCCAACGCAAGGAGGAAGCCTCCACGCTCTTCAACCTCGGTTTTCTCGACCTCCAAGGTCGCGCCCAAGCAGAGTCGCTCTTCTGGCAAATCTGTCGCGACATCGACGCGGCAGCACCGACCCAAGGCTATCAGCCCGAGGAGTTGCTCGACCTGAAGAAGCTCCTCGCCGACCAATACGTCTGCAACTTCTCGGTTTTCCAGTCGTTGCTCGACCATTGGGCATTGAAGCAGCTCTTCCCCGTCGCGCCCATCCACCGTCTTCACGAGAAACCCTCGGTGAACGCCACGCTCGTCGACATCACCTGCGACAGCGACGGCAAGATCAACCAGTTCATCGATCTGCAGGACGTGCGCGACTACCTCCCGCTGCACCCTCTCGACGGCAAGCCCTACTACCTCGGTGTCTTCCTCGTCGGCGCCTATCAGGACATCATGGGCGATCTCCACAACCTCTTCGGTCGCGTCAACGAGGTGCACGTCTTCCTCGACGACGACGAAGACGACGGCTTTTACATCGAGGACACGATCAACGGCAGCCGCATCTCGGAGGTCTTGGCTGGAGTGCAGTACGACGCCGAAGACCTGTGCCGCCGCGTGAAGCGCCAGATGGACGCCGCCATCCGCAAGGACCTCGTCAAACCGCGCGAAGGCATCCGGCTCCTGGAACTCTACGAGAGCATCGTTCAGGACCGCACGTATTTGCGTGTTCGATACGAAGACAAGAAGTCACGCGCCGCCCCTGCCGCGCGCAAGACGAAGCGACGCGGCAAGTCGTAG
- the yajC gene encoding preprotein translocase subunit YajC has protein sequence MQNVTLYAFAAPVVAQQSPGSGPMMGQLLFFGLFFAAMWFLLIAPQRKKQKAHLAMIKALTTGDEVLTSGGIYGVVTNVKDDRVVLRIAEGTKIELARSFVQSVEKKASGS, from the coding sequence ATGCAGAATGTGACCCTTTATGCTTTTGCCGCGCCGGTGGTTGCGCAGCAGTCGCCCGGCTCGGGACCCATGATGGGTCAGCTCCTTTTCTTCGGCCTTTTCTTCGCCGCGATGTGGTTTCTGCTCATCGCGCCGCAGCGCAAGAAACAGAAGGCTCATTTGGCGATGATCAAGGCGTTGACGACAGGCGACGAGGTTCTGACCAGTGGCGGCATCTACGGCGTCGTCACCAACGTGAAGGACGACCGAGTCGTCTTGCGGATCGCCGAAGGGACCAAGATCGAGCTTGCGCGTAGTTTCGTGCAGTCGGTCGAGAAGAAGGCTTCGGGAAGCTGA
- the secD gene encoding protein translocase subunit SecD, translating into MSGKYTWKLILTLAVMAWTLLNLVPLQDTPFEDYLRKEAVRSPEFDALLDKAAARVSAGESPSHFVAIKQIATEEAIDVSKFFPGIKLEESLVNLNKRNSILLDELLRRSKGALQLGLDLKGGVAFTLEVDSPVGVSASEDQREEELSKAIEIIGQRVDAFGVSEPIIRPVGENRIEVQLAGLSTRDNPEVVNELKKPARLEFKLVHPVARPDSTPEAPPGYEVMELEQERGNEVFVERLFIKRIPEMTGDAIERAGPSVDEYGKFRVVLSFTGEGADRFAEVTRELSGNGTRVGRLAIVLDGVLYSAPTVRQEIRGGNAEITGSFTQREAVELSNVLNNPLDVPLRVIEMSEVGPSLAKDSVDSGRKAFIWGLAITAIFIVVYYTSAGLMAVVAMACNVLIILGVMASDLVGATLSLPGIAGLVLTLGMSVDSNILIFERMREELATGKNLRAALEAGFEKAFSAILDANVTTLITGVVMIGFGTGPVKGFGVVLTIGIFSTMFAALVISRLLIEVLVYTNAVKSIKMLSAIGATNIDFMRYARPAFLTSWAIVVIGVVVVIVKGSSIYGIDFTGGDELTLTYEQQVDVAEVRSSATRAGLREVTPVYQQLIGSDEEVLKIQAPFDQGAALLSQLQQDHPAAGFTLVGESRIGPSVSSQIQLNALLAILLSLVGILVYVAFRFEMGYGIGAVVATVHDVLMTIGIFVLFDRQFNATMVGAILLIAGYSINDTIVVFDRIREELTLNPNAKLRDIINLALNRTLARTIITGGTTFFTSLALFLVAGGAVNDLALTLIIGIIVGTFSSIFIASPVFFWWHKGDRKHVEASHDIAPKYEWSASSRATE; encoded by the coding sequence ATGTCCGGAAAATACACTTGGAAGCTGATCCTCACGCTCGCCGTGATGGCTTGGACCCTCCTGAACTTGGTTCCGCTGCAGGACACTCCGTTCGAGGATTATTTGCGTAAGGAGGCGGTTCGAAGCCCGGAGTTCGATGCCCTTCTCGACAAAGCGGCCGCACGTGTGTCCGCCGGCGAGAGTCCCAGTCACTTCGTCGCGATCAAGCAGATCGCGACGGAAGAGGCGATCGACGTTTCGAAGTTCTTCCCGGGGATCAAACTGGAGGAGTCGCTCGTCAATCTGAACAAACGCAACAGCATCCTGCTCGACGAGCTGCTGCGTCGCTCGAAGGGAGCGTTGCAACTCGGGCTCGACTTGAAGGGAGGCGTGGCTTTCACGCTGGAGGTGGACTCGCCGGTCGGTGTCTCCGCGTCCGAAGATCAGCGCGAGGAAGAACTCTCCAAGGCGATCGAAATCATCGGCCAGCGCGTCGACGCGTTCGGTGTATCCGAACCGATCATACGTCCGGTCGGAGAGAATCGCATCGAGGTGCAACTCGCGGGTCTCTCTACGCGCGACAACCCGGAGGTCGTGAACGAACTCAAGAAGCCGGCGCGCCTCGAATTCAAGCTGGTGCATCCGGTCGCTCGTCCCGATTCGACTCCTGAAGCGCCACCCGGCTACGAGGTGATGGAACTCGAGCAGGAGCGCGGCAACGAGGTCTTCGTGGAGCGTCTCTTCATCAAGCGTATCCCGGAGATGACCGGTGACGCGATCGAGCGCGCAGGCCCTTCGGTAGACGAATACGGCAAGTTTCGCGTCGTGCTTTCCTTCACCGGCGAAGGCGCGGATCGGTTCGCGGAAGTGACGCGTGAACTTTCGGGCAACGGTACGCGCGTAGGGCGGCTCGCCATCGTGCTGGACGGCGTTCTCTACTCGGCTCCCACCGTTCGGCAGGAGATTCGCGGTGGCAACGCCGAGATCACCGGTAGTTTCACGCAGCGCGAAGCGGTGGAGCTTTCGAACGTGTTGAACAACCCGCTCGACGTGCCGCTGCGCGTGATCGAGATGTCCGAAGTCGGCCCGTCGCTGGCGAAGGACTCGGTCGACAGCGGTCGCAAGGCGTTCATCTGGGGCTTGGCGATCACGGCGATCTTCATCGTGGTCTACTACACGAGCGCCGGCCTCATGGCCGTGGTCGCGATGGCGTGCAACGTTCTCATCATCCTCGGCGTGATGGCGAGCGATCTCGTCGGTGCGACGCTCTCGCTGCCCGGTATCGCGGGTCTCGTGTTGACCCTCGGCATGTCGGTCGACTCGAACATCCTGATCTTCGAGCGCATGCGCGAAGAGCTGGCCACCGGGAAGAATCTGCGTGCGGCCTTGGAGGCCGGTTTCGAGAAGGCGTTCTCCGCGATTCTCGACGCGAACGTCACGACGCTCATCACCGGCGTCGTCATGATCGGTTTCGGCACCGGGCCGGTGAAGGGCTTCGGCGTCGTGCTCACGATCGGCATCTTTTCGACGATGTTCGCCGCACTCGTGATCAGCCGCCTGTTGATCGAAGTGCTGGTTTACACCAACGCCGTGAAGAGCATCAAGATGCTCTCCGCCATCGGGGCGACCAACATCGACTTCATGCGCTACGCGCGTCCGGCGTTCCTCACGTCGTGGGCGATCGTGGTCATCGGCGTGGTGGTGGTCATCGTCAAGGGATCCTCGATCTACGGAATCGACTTCACCGGTGGTGACGAATTGACGCTGACCTACGAGCAGCAGGTGGACGTGGCCGAAGTGCGCAGCTCGGCCACGCGTGCGGGACTGCGCGAGGTCACGCCGGTCTACCAACAGTTGATCGGGTCCGACGAGGAGGTGCTCAAGATTCAGGCGCCGTTCGATCAAGGCGCAGCCTTGTTGTCTCAACTTCAGCAGGATCACCCGGCGGCGGGATTCACGCTGGTGGGCGAAAGTCGAATCGGACCATCGGTCAGCTCGCAGATCCAGCTCAACGCCCTGCTCGCCATCCTGCTCTCGCTGGTCGGAATTCTCGTCTACGTGGCGTTTCGCTTCGAGATGGGCTACGGCATCGGTGCGGTCGTCGCGACGGTGCACGACGTGCTGATGACGATCGGAATCTTCGTGCTCTTCGATCGTCAGTTCAACGCGACGATGGTCGGCGCGATCCTGCTCATCGCCGGTTACTCGATCAACGACACGATCGTCGTTTTCGACCGCATTCGCGAGGAACTGACGCTCAACCCCAACGCCAAGTTGCGGGACATCATCAACCTCGCCCTGAACCGGACGCTCGCGCGCACGATCATCACGGGTGGCACGACGTTCTTCACTTCGCTGGCCTTGTTCCTCGTGGCGGGCGGCGCGGTCAACGACCTCGCGCTCACCTTGATTATCGGCATCATCGTCGGCACGTTCTCGTCGATCTTCATCGCGAGCCCGGTCTTCTTCTGGTGGCACAAGGGCGACCGGAAACACGTCGAAGCGTCGCACGACATCGCACCGAAGTACGAGTGGTCGGCGTCCAGTCGGGCGACGGAGTGA
- the recJ gene encoding single-stranded-DNA-specific exonuclease RecJ, protein MEWKHDPLPQDRISAFSRELGVSEVLAELLLRVPLTTVDEARTFLEPKLSELIDPFRLANLEAAAGRLEVAVERGEAVSVFGDYDVDGVTSTALLVSVLRRFGLEPRYVVPRRLEEGYGMSREAIDRTLELGRPDLFVALDCGTNSVEETAYLRDKGIEVIIVDHHRSKQGLPCDCLLVNPHVHDGGPAGLADLCTVGLVFKLVHGLLKKRRESGDARAFAIKLRDYLDLVAMGTVADLVPLLRENRILASHGLRILGTTDRAGLRTLMEVSGMTLGEEPRPVDISFRLGPRINASGRLADAAVSVDLLLSEDTDFCRTAAAQLEAFNRERQEIEREITERAVEEVERRFADASGVVLYHEDWHPGVVGVVASRLTRRLHRPCIVLGREGMLAKGSGRSIPGLNLVEVLSECRDLLESWGGHPMAVGVSLASTNVTEFQARFDKAVAALPVGDLARPSIEIASWIPLDAVRDGLLEELDRLHPFGQHNPEPVFGCRGVIFDTTPEVFKKQHFRFQLHTLTGRRIFGVAWNMSDNVPPTGRPVDIAFQVQWNRYNGRQFLQMELQGWRPAEASASSIGYGGVSRSFGARRQLQTRSRRP, encoded by the coding sequence ATGGAATGGAAGCATGATCCGCTCCCGCAGGATCGGATCAGCGCTTTCAGCCGTGAACTCGGCGTCAGTGAGGTCCTCGCGGAGCTTTTGCTGCGCGTTCCGCTGACGACGGTCGACGAGGCTCGGACGTTTCTCGAGCCGAAGCTGTCGGAGCTGATCGATCCGTTTCGCCTTGCCAACCTCGAGGCGGCAGCGGGGCGTTTGGAGGTGGCCGTCGAGCGTGGAGAGGCGGTTTCGGTGTTCGGCGACTACGACGTCGACGGAGTCACGAGCACTGCGCTGCTCGTGAGCGTCTTGCGCCGTTTTGGCTTGGAGCCGCGCTACGTCGTGCCGCGTCGTCTGGAAGAGGGTTACGGCATGAGCCGGGAGGCGATCGATCGGACGCTCGAGCTCGGACGTCCGGACCTGTTCGTCGCACTCGACTGCGGGACGAATTCGGTCGAAGAAACCGCATACCTTCGAGACAAAGGCATCGAGGTGATCATCGTGGATCATCACCGGTCCAAACAAGGACTGCCTTGCGATTGCCTGTTGGTGAATCCGCACGTCCACGACGGCGGTCCTGCGGGTTTGGCGGATTTGTGTACGGTCGGTCTGGTCTTCAAGCTCGTGCACGGGCTGCTCAAGAAGCGTCGCGAGTCGGGCGATGCGCGTGCGTTCGCGATCAAATTGCGCGACTATCTCGATCTCGTCGCGATGGGCACGGTTGCGGACTTGGTGCCGCTGTTGCGGGAGAATCGAATCCTGGCGAGTCATGGTCTCCGAATTTTGGGTACGACGGATCGAGCCGGACTGCGGACGTTGATGGAAGTTTCCGGCATGACCTTGGGCGAGGAGCCGCGTCCGGTGGACATCTCGTTCCGGCTGGGACCGCGTATCAACGCGAGCGGTCGCCTGGCCGATGCCGCGGTGTCGGTCGATCTGTTGCTGAGCGAAGACACCGATTTCTGTCGGACGGCGGCGGCGCAGTTGGAAGCGTTCAATCGCGAGCGGCAGGAGATCGAACGCGAGATCACGGAGCGTGCGGTCGAGGAGGTGGAGCGGCGTTTCGCGGATGCGAGTGGAGTCGTGCTCTATCATGAAGACTGGCATCCGGGCGTGGTGGGTGTGGTCGCAAGCCGACTGACGCGGCGTCTGCACCGACCCTGTATCGTGCTGGGGCGCGAAGGCATGCTCGCAAAGGGTTCGGGACGGAGCATTCCGGGGCTCAACCTCGTCGAGGTGTTGTCGGAGTGCCGGGATCTCTTGGAGAGTTGGGGCGGCCATCCGATGGCGGTGGGCGTATCGCTGGCGTCGACCAACGTGACGGAGTTCCAGGCTCGTTTCGACAAGGCCGTGGCGGCGCTGCCGGTCGGCGATCTGGCGCGCCCATCGATCGAGATCGCGAGTTGGATCCCGTTGGACGCTGTGCGCGACGGTCTGCTGGAGGAGTTGGACCGTCTGCACCCGTTCGGCCAACACAACCCGGAACCGGTCTTCGGCTGTCGAGGCGTGATTTTCGACACGACTCCGGAGGTGTTCAAGAAGCAGCACTTCCGCTTTCAACTCCACACTCTGACGGGCCGGCGGATCTTCGGCGTGGCTTGGAACATGAGCGACAACGTGCCGCCGACCGGCCGACCGGTGGACATCGCGTTTCAGGTGCAGTGGAACCGCTACAACGGTCGGCAGTTTCTACAGATGGAGTTGCAGGGCTGGCGTCCGGCCGAGGCTTCGGCTTCGTCGATCGGATACGGTGGGGTGTCGCGCTCGTTCGGTGCGCGGCGGCAGTTGCAGACGCGGTCCCGCCGGCCGTGA
- a CDS encoding NUP-family purine nucleoside permease encodes MLGTADMKTIPRLLARLALVGAPCFALQPVAAQTPIAVKVVIVSMFEIGEASGDAPGEFQFWVEREGLDRVWPFPHGFRDLRSNADGSVLGVVTGIGTARAAATIMALGLDPRFDFRNTYWLVAGIAGVDPADASLASAAWAEWVVDGDLAHEIDAREIPDDWSTGYLPLRRKRPYEPPAKSDEGESFRLDAALVDWAYRLTKDTDLGDTPGIKAKRDAYVGFPNAQRPPFVLKGDNLAAMTYWHGKHMNQWANEWVSYHTEGRGNYVTTAMEDTGTLQSLTWLDNAGKVDVSRVLVLRTASNFDMQWPGATAVESLTGEKLAAYSAFIPSLESAHKVGSRVLHALLDGWDTYERTLPGKRD; translated from the coding sequence TTGCTCGGCACCGCCGACATGAAAACCATCCCTCGCCTCCTCGCTCGTCTGGCACTCGTCGGTGCTCCTTGCTTCGCTCTGCAACCGGTCGCTGCCCAGACCCCGATCGCCGTCAAGGTCGTGATCGTTTCCATGTTCGAGATAGGCGAGGCGTCGGGTGATGCACCCGGCGAGTTTCAGTTTTGGGTCGAACGCGAAGGCCTCGATCGCGTCTGGCCGTTTCCGCACGGATTTCGCGATCTCCGCTCCAACGCCGACGGCAGCGTGCTGGGTGTCGTCACGGGCATCGGCACCGCCCGTGCCGCCGCCACGATCATGGCGCTGGGGCTGGATCCGCGATTCGACTTCCGCAACACCTACTGGCTCGTCGCCGGCATCGCCGGTGTCGATCCCGCCGATGCCTCGCTCGCGTCCGCGGCGTGGGCCGAGTGGGTCGTCGACGGCGACCTCGCCCACGAGATCGACGCGCGCGAAATCCCCGACGATTGGTCGACCGGTTACCTGCCGCTGCGCCGCAAACGCCCCTACGAACCGCCGGCCAAGAGCGACGAGGGCGAGAGCTTCCGTCTCGATGCGGCGTTGGTCGACTGGGCCTACCGACTCACCAAAGACACCGATCTGGGAGACACGCCGGGCATCAAGGCTAAGCGAGACGCGTACGTCGGCTTCCCCAATGCGCAACGGCCACCGTTCGTCCTCAAGGGCGACAACCTCGCCGCCATGACCTACTGGCACGGGAAACACATGAACCAGTGGGCCAACGAGTGGGTTTCCTACCACACCGAAGGTCGTGGCAACTACGTCACCACCGCGATGGAGGACACCGGGACGCTCCAGTCGCTCACCTGGCTCGACAACGCCGGCAAGGTCGACGTGTCGCGCGTGCTCGTGCTGCGCACGGCGAGCAACTTCGACATGCAGTGGCCCGGTGCCACCGCCGTGGAAAGCCTCACGGGCGAAAAGCTCGCCGCCTACTCCGCGTTCATCCCGTCACTCGAATCCGCCCACAAGGTCGGCAGCCGCGTGCTCCACGCGCTCCTCGACGGTTGGGACACTTACGAACGCACGTTGCCCGGCAAGCGCGACTGA